One part of the Phragmites australis chromosome 3, lpPhrAust1.1, whole genome shotgun sequence genome encodes these proteins:
- the LOC133913366 gene encoding probable protein phosphatase 2C 34 codes for MLRAVARCCGLWPPGAAAAADGMLWETELRPHAAGEFSMAAAQANVTMEDQAQVLASPSTTLVGVYDGHGGPDASRFLRSRLFPHVERFAMEQGGMSTEVIRRAFGAAEEEFHQQVRQVWPKRPRMAAVGSCCLLGAISGDTLYVANLGDSRAVLGRRVVGGGVAVAERLSSEHNAASEEVRRELAALNPDDAQIVLHTKGAWRVKGIIQVSRSIGDFYLKKPEYSMDPLFRQIGPPIALKRPALSAEPSVQVHKLKPNDMFLIFASDGLWEHLSDDAAVQIVFKNPRTGIANRLVKAALKEASRKREVRYRDLRTIDRGVRRHFHDDISVVVAYLDHHRGRRHTRVIDSSSNCTSVPVDIYSSNTHHSAEPLQSYKSSR; via the exons atgttgagggCCGTGGCGAGGTGCTGCGGGCTCTGGCcgccgggggcggcggcggcggcggacgggaTGCTGTGGGAGACAGAGCTGCGGCCGCACGCGGCAGGGGAGTTCTCGATGGCCGCGGCGCAGGCCAACGTGACCATGGAGGACCAGGCGCAGGTGCTGGCCTCCCCGTCCACCACGCTCGTCGGCGTCTACGACGGCCACGGTGGGCCCGACGCGTCCCGATTCCTCCGGTCCCGCCTCTTCCCCCATGTCGAAC GCTTCGCGATGGAGCAAGGGGGCATGAGCACGGAGGTGATCCGGAGGGCGTTcggcgcggcggaggaggagttCCATCAGCAGGTGAGGCAGGTGTGGCCGAAGCGGCCGCGGATGGCCGCCGTGGGTTCCTGCTGCCTGCTCGGAGCCATCTCTGGGGACACGCTGTACGTGGCCAACCTCGGCGACTCCCGCGCCGTACTCGGCCGCCGAGTGGTCGGGGGCGGGGTGGCCGTCGCTGAGCGGCTCTCGAGCGAGCACAACGCGGCGTCCGAGGAGGTGCGGCGGGAGCTCGCCGCGCTCAACCCCGACGACGCCCAGATCGTGTTGCACACCAAAGGGGCCTGGAGGGTGAAGGGGATAATTCAG GTGTCCAGATCTATTGGTGACTTTTACTTGAAGAAACCGGAGTATAGCATGGACCCCTTGTTTCGCCAAATTGGTCCCCCTATTGCATTGAAGAGACCAGCTCTTAGCGCTGAACCATCTGTTCAAGTTCACAAGCTGAAACCAAATGACATGTTTCTGATATTTGCTTCGGACGGTCTTTGGGAGCACCTAAGTGATGATGCTGCGGTGCAAATTGTCTTCAAGAATCCAAGAACA GGAATAGCCAACAGATTGGTTAAGGCTGCCTTGAAGGAAGCCTCAAGGAAGAGAGAGGTCAGGTACCGTGATCTGAGGACGATAGATAGGGGAGTGAGGCGGCATTTCCACGATGACATTAGCGTCGTGGTGGCCTACCTCGACCACCACCGTGGGCGCCGCCACACCAGGGTCATCGACTCGAGCAGCAACTGCACCAGCGTTCCGGTCGACATCTACTCCTCCAACACCCACCATTCTGCGGAGCCCTTGCAATCTTATAAGAGCTCCAGGTAG